In Oryza brachyantha chromosome 1, ObraRS2, whole genome shotgun sequence, the following are encoded in one genomic region:
- the LOC102719244 gene encoding nuclear envelope-associated protein 3-like isoform X2 — translation MPVSEKATAPSSSYYSSELDPLLSDLAERKLRLRRSLVWLDAELKDARAKLASKEQLLAQESENSKLAESKARSMEEEVRRLKKCLQDKDEQLRASLCSTEQCLLVHKLDVLRSQLSITQATGEASAASAMLAQLQCLSLSGGHENEKNVLGENELQLKTVEEQLDLVQQYLKTKKLSQMVKRRDKALKKLQGQLQLKQTAGSGDNQNLWESSGFRLIASMSILALAILAKR, via the exons ATGCCGGTTTCAGAGAAAGCCACAGCACCATCATCGTCATATTACTCGTCGGAGCTGGATCCACTGTTGAGCGATCTTGCAGAGAGGAAGCTTAGATTGAGGAGAAGCTTGGTTTGGTTGGATGCAGAGCTCAAGGATGCCAGGGCCAAGCTTGCCTCAAAGGAACAGTTGCTTGCTCAGGAATCAGAAAACAGTAAG CTTGCCGAGTCGAAGGCGAGAagcatggaggaggaggtgagaAGGCTGAAGAAATGTTTACAGGACAAGGATGAGCAGCTGCGTGCATCGTTATGTAGCACTGAACAG TGCTTGCTTGTCCACAAATTGGATGTGCTTAGATCACAGCTTTCAATTACACAAGCCACTGGAGAAGCCAGTGCAGCATCAGCCATGTTGGCACAGTTGCAGTGCCTGTCCCTATCAGGAGGGCATGAGAATGAGAAGAATGTTTTGGGTGAAAACGAGCTTCAACTGAAGACGGTAGAGGAGCAGCTAGATCTTGTACAGCAATAcctcaaaacaaaaaagctCTCGCAG ATGGTAAAGCGAAGAGACAAAGCACTGAAGAAACTGCAAGGTCAGCTGCAGCTGAAGCAAACCGCTGGCTCCGGCGACAACCAGAACTTGTGGGAGAGCTCAGGCTTCAGGCTCATAGCCTCCATGTCAATATTGGCACTGGCTATACTTGCAAAGCGGTGA
- the LOC102719244 gene encoding nuclear envelope-associated protein 3-like isoform X1: MPVSEKATAPSSSYYSSELDPLLSDLAERKLRLRRSLVWLDAELKDARAKLASKEQLLAQESENSKKLAESKARSMEEEVRRLKKCLQDKDEQLRASLCSTEQCLLVHKLDVLRSQLSITQATGEASAASAMLAQLQCLSLSGGHENEKNVLGENELQLKTVEEQLDLVQQYLKTKKLSQMVKRRDKALKKLQGQLQLKQTAGSGDNQNLWESSGFRLIASMSILALAILAKR; encoded by the exons ATGCCGGTTTCAGAGAAAGCCACAGCACCATCATCGTCATATTACTCGTCGGAGCTGGATCCACTGTTGAGCGATCTTGCAGAGAGGAAGCTTAGATTGAGGAGAAGCTTGGTTTGGTTGGATGCAGAGCTCAAGGATGCCAGGGCCAAGCTTGCCTCAAAGGAACAGTTGCTTGCTCAGGAATCAGAAAACAGTAAG AAGCTTGCCGAGTCGAAGGCGAGAagcatggaggaggaggtgagaAGGCTGAAGAAATGTTTACAGGACAAGGATGAGCAGCTGCGTGCATCGTTATGTAGCACTGAACAG TGCTTGCTTGTCCACAAATTGGATGTGCTTAGATCACAGCTTTCAATTACACAAGCCACTGGAGAAGCCAGTGCAGCATCAGCCATGTTGGCACAGTTGCAGTGCCTGTCCCTATCAGGAGGGCATGAGAATGAGAAGAATGTTTTGGGTGAAAACGAGCTTCAACTGAAGACGGTAGAGGAGCAGCTAGATCTTGTACAGCAATAcctcaaaacaaaaaagctCTCGCAG ATGGTAAAGCGAAGAGACAAAGCACTGAAGAAACTGCAAGGTCAGCTGCAGCTGAAGCAAACCGCTGGCTCCGGCGACAACCAGAACTTGTGGGAGAGCTCAGGCTTCAGGCTCATAGCCTCCATGTCAATATTGGCACTGGCTATACTTGCAAAGCGGTGA